From the Nonlabens marinus S1-08 genome, one window contains:
- a CDS encoding M14 family metallopeptidase, with the protein MKNCYLLLFVFFAFAKAMTAQVTIDPQMDYYLPSDVTYNPDIPTPEEIIGYVPGKWHVTHDKLAQYMMALAGASDRITIENRGKTYEDRPLLLLTITSSSNQNNLESIRKAHQDRIDGIGSSADAPIVIYQGFSIHGNEPSGSNAALLYAYYLAAAQGPQVEEQLKNTVILLDPSFNPDGLQRFAGWVNQHKSENVTIDGNDREYDEVWPGGRTNHYWFDMNRDWLPVQLPESRARIASFNKWMPNILTDHHEMGTNSSFFFQPGIPSRTNPLTPQMNQDLTKEIGKYHAAAFDKIGSFYYTEESFDDFYYGKGSTFPDVNGGIGILFEQASSRGHAQESVNGVLTFPFTIRNQFTAALSTLAAANGMRETILDYQTKFYANAAKEAKNATIIFGDSKDAGKTDAFAEVLLRHEIELKELNKDVKVDGKEYKKGNAYLIPTAQKKSRLINALFQKTTTFTDSLFYDISAWTFPLAFDLDYSMNAGSSVSGTPVTYTMDGEQLKIQKSGTDTRNLAQSDYAYLMEWNEYMSPKVLNDLLKDDIIAKVAMQPFELNGKSYDYGTIMIPVSRQPISSTALRDRLNQHLQETNVVIDPVDTGSTVGIDLGSNSFVPLDNPKIALVIGDGIDPYDAGEIWHLMDQRYDITITKIELDRMARADLSNYNTIIVPSTYGSPDKNVVESLKTWTRAGGTLIGYGNALRWMSSEKLLPMTFKSTKNPATNVTFEQRGDFNGAQVIGGSIFETKLDRSHPIAFGYKDDQLAMFRNSTLFIEADSTSYKNPIRYTDEPLMAGYSSKINLEAIKNTVPFQHNSYGRGEVIGFTDNTNFRAFWYGTNKLLMNAIFFGKAM; encoded by the coding sequence ATGAAGAATTGCTACCTATTACTATTTGTTTTTTTCGCTTTCGCGAAAGCGATGACCGCACAAGTAACCATAGATCCACAAATGGATTACTACTTGCCCAGTGATGTAACTTACAATCCAGATATCCCAACCCCTGAAGAAATCATAGGATACGTACCGGGAAAATGGCACGTCACCCACGACAAACTTGCCCAATACATGATGGCTCTAGCAGGTGCTAGCGATCGCATCACCATAGAAAATCGTGGAAAAACCTATGAGGATCGCCCCTTGTTGTTGCTTACCATAACATCTTCTAGCAATCAAAACAATCTAGAAAGCATACGCAAAGCACATCAAGATCGCATCGATGGTATTGGTTCTAGTGCTGATGCTCCCATCGTAATCTATCAAGGATTTTCCATTCACGGGAATGAGCCAAGTGGCTCCAACGCTGCCTTGTTGTACGCCTACTATTTAGCCGCTGCACAAGGCCCACAAGTGGAAGAACAATTAAAAAACACAGTGATCTTGTTAGATCCTAGTTTCAACCCTGACGGTTTGCAACGTTTTGCAGGTTGGGTAAACCAGCATAAAAGTGAGAACGTGACGATTGATGGAAATGATCGTGAGTATGATGAAGTATGGCCTGGTGGTCGTACAAACCACTATTGGTTTGACATGAATCGCGACTGGTTACCGGTACAACTTCCGGAATCTAGAGCCCGTATAGCTAGTTTCAACAAGTGGATGCCTAATATTTTGACAGATCACCACGAGATGGGAACCAATTCCAGCTTCTTTTTCCAACCTGGAATTCCTTCCAGAACCAACCCTTTAACACCACAAATGAATCAGGATTTGACCAAGGAAATCGGGAAATACCATGCGGCAGCCTTTGATAAAATCGGTTCGTTTTATTATACGGAAGAAAGTTTTGACGATTTCTATTATGGGAAAGGCTCTACGTTTCCTGATGTGAATGGAGGTATCGGGATACTTTTTGAACAAGCAAGCTCTCGAGGTCATGCTCAGGAATCCGTAAATGGAGTATTGACTTTTCCGTTTACTATCCGCAACCAGTTTACAGCAGCACTCAGCACTCTCGCAGCAGCAAATGGGATGAGAGAGACAATCCTTGATTACCAAACCAAGTTTTATGCTAATGCCGCCAAAGAAGCAAAGAATGCTACAATCATCTTTGGTGATTCAAAAGATGCTGGCAAGACAGACGCCTTTGCTGAAGTATTATTGAGACACGAGATTGAGCTTAAGGAACTCAACAAAGATGTAAAAGTAGATGGTAAGGAATATAAAAAAGGTAACGCCTATTTGATCCCAACCGCACAGAAAAAAAGCCGATTGATCAATGCCTTATTTCAAAAGACCACCACTTTTACAGACAGTCTTTTCTATGACATCAGCGCCTGGACTTTCCCTTTAGCTTTTGATTTAGATTACTCCATGAATGCAGGTTCAAGCGTGAGCGGCACTCCTGTTACCTACACAATGGATGGCGAACAATTGAAAATTCAGAAATCTGGGACAGACACTCGTAATTTGGCTCAATCAGATTACGCTTACTTGATGGAATGGAATGAATACATGTCTCCTAAGGTTCTAAACGACCTTTTAAAAGATGACATCATTGCTAAGGTTGCCATGCAACCTTTCGAGTTGAATGGTAAGTCTTACGATTATGGAACCATCATGATACCGGTATCCAGACAACCTATTTCTAGTACTGCATTAAGAGACCGATTGAACCAACACTTACAAGAAACTAATGTAGTAATTGATCCTGTCGATACGGGTTCTACCGTAGGAATCGATTTGGGTTCTAATTCTTTTGTGCCACTAGACAATCCTAAAATTGCTCTTGTGATAGGCGATGGCATTGACCCTTATGATGCTGGCGAAATATGGCATTTGATGGATCAGCGGTACGATATTACGATTACTAAAATCGAATTAGATCGCATGGCGCGAGCAGATTTATCCAATTACAATACTATCATTGTACCTAGCACTTACGGTAGTCCAGATAAAAATGTGGTGGAAAGTTTGAAAACCTGGACGCGTGCTGGAGGTACTTTAATAGGTTATGGGAATGCCTTGCGCTGGATGTCTAGCGAGAAACTGTTACCTATGACGTTCAAATCCACTAAGAATCCTGCTACTAATGTCACTTTTGAACAGCGTGGCGATTTCAATGGCGCCCAAGTCATTGGCGGATCTATATTTGAAACCAAGTTAGATCGTTCCCACCCCATTGCCTTTGGTTACAAGGATGATCAATTGGCCATGTTCAGAAACTCCACCTTGTTTATTGAGGCAGATAGTACTTCCTACAAAAATCCAATCCGATATACTGACGAGCCATTGATGGCAGGTTACAGTTCTAAAATCAATCTGGAAGCGATCAAGAATACAGTGCCTTTTCAGCACAACAGCTATGGACGTGGTGAAGTAATAGGATTTACTGACAACACCAACTTCCGTGCTTTTTGGTATGGAACTAATAAGTTATTGATGAATGCGATCTTCTTCGGGAAGGCGATGTAA
- a CDS encoding PUR family DNA/RNA-binding protein has translation MSDRDYQEQEEIYSKVVRAGRRTYFFDVRSTKADDYYLTITESKKFTNDDGSFHFKKHKIYLYKEDFAEFGETLKEVTDYIIDKKGDEVISERHQSDFKKDEPAVDAADNATEPNHPASFTNVDFDDI, from the coding sequence ATGAGCGATAGAGATTATCAAGAGCAGGAAGAGATTTATTCCAAAGTAGTTCGAGCAGGAAGACGCACTTATTTTTTTGACGTACGTTCCACAAAGGCAGACGACTACTACCTTACAATTACAGAAAGTAAAAAGTTTACTAATGATGACGGTAGCTTCCACTTCAAAAAACACAAAATCTACTTATACAAAGAAGACTTTGCAGAATTTGGCGAGACCCTTAAAGAAGTAACCGATTACATCATCGATAAAAAAGGAGATGAAGTTATTTCAGAGCGTCACCAGTCCGACTTTAAGAAAGACGAGCCAGCTGTAGACGCAGCAGATAATGCTACAGAGCCTAATCATCCAGCAAGTTTTACTAACGTGGATTTCGACGATATTTAG
- a CDS encoding ABC transporter ATP-binding protein, producing MKELKKLNKLFARYKWQIIGGVIVTIASRILSLLLPKYVGKIINLLNAYGQGERTDLDAVESDLLLYIAIIIGSTLLAAGLTFIMRQLIIVVSRHLEYDLKNIIYQQYQRLSLSFYKQNRTGDLMNRISEDVSKVRMYMGPAIMYGINMITLFAVIVPAMINTAPTLAFYTLVPLPFLSVAIYVVSREIHKRSTLVQQYLSNLNTISQEAFSGISVIKAYNLAPQMNAQFEQVANDSKNKNIDLARVQALFFPLMVLLIGLSNILVIYIGGRQVIAGEIEVGTIPEFLIYVNMLTWPVAIVGWVTNMIQQAEASQKRINQFLDIEPQIQNLVEETTPVAGSIEFKNVNLVYDDTDIHALKDLSFKIKAGQTLAILGKTGSGKSTILELIGRLYDVTNGVIEIDGTPIRDLNLDDLRKAIGYVPQDAFLFSDTIGNNIAFGKKDASEEEIEAAAKNAVVHKNIKNFTLGYQTVLGERGITLSGGQKQRMSIARAIIKTPNILLFDDCLSAVDTETEEQILNNLKKVTQDTTTIIVSHRVSSAKNADQIIVLDDGKIIESGNHHSLLEAGGYYADLYANQMLEQ from the coding sequence ATGAAAGAATTAAAAAAGCTCAATAAGCTGTTTGCCAGGTATAAATGGCAAATTATAGGAGGTGTCATCGTCACTATTGCTTCTCGCATACTTTCTCTTTTACTCCCTAAGTATGTGGGTAAAATCATTAATCTGCTAAACGCTTATGGCCAGGGCGAGCGAACTGACCTTGATGCGGTAGAGTCTGATTTGCTTTTATACATAGCGATAATAATTGGATCTACTTTGCTGGCAGCCGGATTGACCTTTATCATGAGGCAATTGATTATTGTTGTATCTCGTCATTTGGAATACGATCTCAAAAACATCATTTATCAACAATACCAACGTCTCTCGCTTAGTTTCTATAAACAAAATAGGACTGGGGATCTTATGAATCGCATAAGTGAAGATGTGTCCAAGGTTCGTATGTACATGGGGCCAGCCATCATGTACGGCATTAACATGATTACTTTATTTGCCGTTATTGTACCGGCGATGATCAATACTGCTCCAACCCTAGCCTTTTACACGCTGGTACCTCTTCCTTTTTTATCTGTTGCGATTTATGTGGTGAGTAGAGAAATACACAAGCGTTCTACACTGGTGCAACAATATCTATCCAACCTCAACACCATTTCACAAGAAGCTTTCAGCGGCATTTCCGTTATTAAGGCATACAATCTAGCGCCACAAATGAATGCCCAATTTGAGCAGGTGGCTAACGATAGTAAAAACAAAAACATTGATCTAGCGCGAGTGCAAGCATTGTTTTTTCCATTGATGGTATTGTTAATAGGCTTGAGTAACATTTTAGTGATTTACATAGGTGGTCGTCAGGTGATCGCTGGAGAAATTGAAGTAGGAACAATCCCAGAGTTTTTGATTTATGTAAATATGTTGACCTGGCCCGTTGCTATTGTAGGATGGGTAACTAACATGATCCAGCAAGCAGAGGCTTCCCAAAAGAGAATCAATCAATTCTTAGACATTGAGCCTCAAATTCAAAATCTTGTAGAAGAAACGACTCCGGTTGCTGGGAGTATCGAGTTTAAAAATGTCAACCTAGTTTATGATGACACAGACATTCACGCTCTTAAAGATTTATCTTTTAAAATAAAAGCTGGACAAACGCTAGCTATCCTTGGAAAAACAGGTAGTGGTAAATCTACTATTCTAGAGTTGATTGGTAGGCTTTACGATGTAACTAACGGTGTGATTGAAATAGATGGGACTCCTATACGGGATTTAAATTTGGATGATTTGCGTAAAGCTATAGGTTATGTTCCTCAAGATGCCTTTTTATTCTCTGATACGATAGGGAACAATATTGCTTTTGGAAAAAAAGATGCAAGTGAAGAGGAAATTGAAGCAGCAGCTAAAAATGCAGTAGTTCACAAGAACATCAAGAATTTTACACTAGGCTATCAGACAGTGTTAGGAGAACGTGGGATCACATTGAGCGGTGGGCAAAAGCAACGAATGTCCATAGCAAGGGCTATTATCAAAACGCCTAACATTTTGCTATTCGACGATTGCTTGAGCGCTGTGGATACAGAAACAGAGGAGCAAATATTGAACAACCTTAAAAAAGTAACTCAGGACACTACCACAATAATTGTTAGTCATAGAGTTAGTTCAGCTAAAAATGCAGATCAAATCATTGTTCTAGACGATGGTAAAATCATTGAAAGTGGAAATCACCACTCCTTGTTAGAAGCAGGTGGTTACTATGCAGATCTGTATGCAAACCAAATGCTAGAACAGTAA
- a CDS encoding Glu/Leu/Phe/Val family dehydrogenase: MSKDYTTLEQIINQDPVFGQLSFNDHEQVVFCNDKDTGLKAIIGIHNTVLGPALGGTRMWNYGNEWSALNDALRLSRGMTYKSAITGLNLGGGKAVIIGDAKTQKTPEMMRKFGEFVHSLSGKYITAEDVGMTTEDMDTVREITPYVTGISESKGGAGNPSPITAYGVFNGMKAAAKYKFGSDVLEDKVIFVEGIGNVGEALVEYLTQEGAKVTIADINRERLEEVRDKYGATIYEGADLHAEPMDIYAPCALGATINDNTITKLQASIIAGAANNQLADENKHGMLLQQRGIVYAPDFLINAGGIINVYAELEGYDRAEIMRKTENIYTTTIEILNKAEQNRITTHSAALQIAQARIDARRAEQQG, encoded by the coding sequence ATGTCTAAAGATTATACGACTCTAGAACAAATCATCAATCAGGATCCGGTTTTCGGACAACTGTCATTCAACGACCATGAACAGGTCGTTTTTTGCAACGACAAAGATACAGGATTGAAGGCCATTATCGGTATCCATAATACGGTATTGGGACCTGCATTGGGTGGAACCCGTATGTGGAATTATGGCAACGAGTGGTCAGCACTAAACGATGCCTTGCGTTTATCAAGAGGAATGACCTACAAAAGTGCTATCACTGGATTGAACCTAGGTGGAGGAAAAGCGGTAATAATAGGCGATGCCAAGACCCAAAAAACTCCGGAAATGATGCGCAAATTCGGTGAATTTGTGCACAGCTTAAGTGGTAAATACATCACTGCAGAGGATGTAGGAATGACTACTGAAGATATGGATACTGTGCGCGAGATAACTCCTTATGTCACTGGAATATCTGAGAGTAAAGGTGGTGCAGGAAATCCATCCCCTATTACAGCTTACGGTGTTTTTAATGGCATGAAGGCCGCTGCTAAATATAAGTTTGGTAGCGATGTGCTGGAGGATAAAGTCATTTTTGTAGAAGGAATAGGGAATGTAGGAGAAGCTTTGGTAGAGTACCTTACTCAAGAAGGAGCAAAAGTCACAATTGCCGATATCAATCGAGAGCGATTAGAAGAAGTACGTGACAAGTACGGTGCTACCATTTATGAAGGTGCTGATCTTCATGCAGAGCCTATGGATATCTATGCGCCGTGTGCGCTGGGTGCTACCATCAATGACAACACCATTACAAAATTACAGGCCAGCATCATCGCTGGTGCAGCTAATAATCAATTGGCAGACGAGAACAAACACGGCATGTTGTTGCAACAGCGCGGTATCGTTTACGCTCCAGATTTCTTGATTAATGCGGGTGGAATTATCAATGTGTATGCCGAGTTGGAAGGTTATGACCGTGCAGAGATCATGCGCAAAACTGAAAATATTTACACTACTACGATCGAGATATTAAATAAAGCAGAGCAAAACAGGATTACAACGCATTCCGCAGCCTTGCAGATCGCTCAGGCGAGAATCGATGCAAGACGTGCAGAACAGCAAGGTTAA